One stretch of Candidatus Latescibacter sp. DNA includes these proteins:
- a CDS encoding Gfo/Idh/MocA family oxidoreductase gives MSQEISGNEHASSRRAFIKTAAATAAVAVAPGAANAQEKAPRRLRIGAACVGEYSFMSFCWSDIMEPDKATISKGGTFGTPFLNMDITHVWDVNPAEAQKFAARMGAVAVKNYDDMVGKVDGVIFGGFYEVPWQHLLARPYVEAGIPVYLSRPFAYRLRDMDELLNLAAKHNTAIIATAKHEHYHEAPALKSRLKSIGPIQCVQATCWASDFPIHFHTQFMLLKIFGYDVDKVSVITDKEIGNNYLQETYIFKGWEGQKPFICSLQNVMNQDSFSIDIIGRDNTVSAKMVRSPSWQDSLLFRYAPQVIDMQRTFDTKKSYEPLDILRKKTEIFLTGYYSLKERNGAPVTVGQVSTDWQAPLVKPNWIDMAMFKKG, from the coding sequence CGCGAATGCTCAGGAGAAAGCGCCCCGGCGTCTCCGTATCGGCGCAGCATGTGTGGGGGAGTATTCGTTCATGTCTTTCTGCTGGTCGGATATCATGGAGCCCGACAAAGCCACCATCAGTAAGGGAGGAACGTTCGGCACCCCGTTTCTTAATATGGATATCACCCATGTGTGGGATGTGAATCCTGCTGAAGCGCAGAAATTCGCAGCCCGGATGGGCGCAGTCGCAGTGAAGAATTACGACGACATGGTCGGAAAAGTTGACGGCGTGATTTTCGGGGGCTTTTATGAAGTCCCCTGGCAACATCTCCTTGCAAGGCCTTATGTGGAGGCTGGAATCCCGGTGTACCTGAGCCGGCCGTTCGCTTACCGTCTGCGGGATATGGATGAACTTCTTAACCTGGCGGCGAAGCACAACACCGCCATCATCGCCACCGCCAAACACGAACATTACCACGAGGCGCCCGCGCTCAAGAGCAGGCTGAAAAGCATCGGCCCCATCCAGTGTGTGCAGGCCACCTGCTGGGCGTCTGATTTCCCCATTCATTTCCATACCCAGTTCATGCTGCTCAAAATCTTCGGTTATGATGTCGATAAGGTATCGGTCATCACCGACAAGGAAATCGGCAACAATTACCTTCAGGAAACATACATTTTCAAAGGCTGGGAAGGCCAGAAACCGTTTATCTGCTCGCTTCAGAACGTAATGAATCAGGATTCTTTCTCGATCGACATCATCGGGAGAGACAATACCGTTTCCGCGAAGATGGTGCGCAGCCCTTCCTGGCAGGACAGCCTCCTCTTCCGCTACGCCCCGCAGGTGATCGACATGCAGCGCACATTCGACACGAAAAAAAGCTACGAGCCGCTGGATATCCTCCGTAAAAAGACAGAGATATTCCTCACCGGCTATTATTCCCTCAAGGAACGAAACGGAGCGCCGGTTACAGTTGGCCAGGTATCCACGGATTGGCAGGCCCCTCTGGTCAAACCAAACTGGATAGACATGGCCATGTTTAAGAAAGGATAA